In the genome of Rhodoferax sp. BAB1, one region contains:
- a CDS encoding MFS transporter produces the protein MSSGTVTISASTRRSVLLLSFATFASMAVQRLCDAMLPELAREFSASLGEVASVISVFAVVYGLCQLFYGPLGDRLGKFRIVTWATLGCSVASVLAVFAASLDMLVLARMLVALGAAAIIPLSLAWIGDAVAYELRQETLARVGLGTTLGITGGQLLGGVFTDTLGWRWAFVFMTLLFGVVGLLLWRDERRQRSEAAVTHNPVPEVRPGFVQQALQIVTGRWSRIVLIVALFEGASGFGVLAIWASHLHHELGLSLSASGAIVALFGLGGMAYMAVARFMIQRLGEHGLARAGVTLLGLASLVIAFTPVWWPSVPASLLAGFGFFMFHNTMQANATQMAPSARGTAVSLFASALFMGQSIGVLLAAALVGRIGSTAVIALGCSVLVAVGLYFASALRRRADLMQLE, from the coding sequence ATGAGCTCCGGCACCGTCACGATTTCCGCCTCCACGCGCCGTTCCGTCCTGTTGTTGTCTTTTGCCACCTTTGCCAGCATGGCGGTACAGCGTTTGTGTGACGCCATGCTGCCCGAACTCGCGCGCGAGTTCTCCGCCAGCCTGGGCGAGGTGGCGAGCGTGATCTCGGTTTTTGCCGTGGTCTACGGCCTGTGCCAGTTGTTCTACGGCCCCCTGGGCGATCGCCTGGGCAAGTTCCGCATCGTCACCTGGGCCACGCTGGGCTGCAGCGTGGCCAGTGTGCTCGCAGTGTTTGCGGCCAGCCTGGACATGCTGGTGCTGGCGCGCATGCTGGTGGCATTGGGCGCGGCGGCCATCATTCCGCTTTCGCTGGCCTGGATCGGTGATGCGGTGGCCTACGAGTTGCGCCAGGAGACGCTGGCGCGCGTGGGCCTGGGCACCACGCTGGGCATCACCGGTGGCCAGCTGCTGGGCGGGGTGTTCACCGACACCCTGGGCTGGCGCTGGGCCTTTGTTTTCATGACGCTGCTGTTCGGCGTGGTGGGTTTGCTGCTGTGGCGTGACGAGCGGCGCCAGCGCAGCGAGGCAGCGGTGACGCACAATCCCGTGCCCGAGGTGCGCCCCGGTTTCGTGCAGCAGGCGCTGCAGATCGTCACCGGGCGCTGGTCGCGCATCGTGCTCATCGTGGCCCTGTTCGAAGGCGCCTCCGGTTTTGGCGTGCTGGCCATCTGGGCCTCGCACCTGCACCATGAACTGGGCCTTTCGCTCTCTGCGTCGGGCGCCATCGTCGCCTTGTTTGGCCTGGGCGGCATGGCCTACATGGCCGTGGCGCGTTTCATGATCCAGCGCCTGGGAGAGCACGGGCTGGCGCGCGCGGGTGTCACGCTGCTGGGCCTGGCCTCGCTGGTGATTGCCTTCACGCCCGTGTGGTGGCCCAGCGTGCCCGCCAGCCTGCTGGCCGGCTTCGGCTTTTTCATGTTCCACAACACCATGCAGGCCAATGCGACGCAGATGGCGCCGTCCGCGCGCGGCACGGCGGTGTCCCTGTTCGCCTCGGCCCTGTTCATGGGCCAGTCCATCGGTGTGCTGCTGGCGGCCGCGCTGGTGGGGCGCATCGGCTCGACGGCCGTCATCGCGCTGGGTTGCAGTGTGCTGGTGGCGGTGGGCCTGTACTTCGCCAGCGCACTGCGCCGGCGTGCCGACCTGATGCAGCTGGAGTGA
- a CDS encoding MFS transporter gives MLKRSAQSPSLIGWLSLTQLISWGSVFYLFALLLEPVERELGLSRADASLAFSLALLAEGLLAWPVGRLIDRGHERLVMTLGSLVVALGLALHTQVDSLAGYYGVWILLGVGLAGTLYPPAFAVVIRRYPNDFRRAIIVITFLGGLASTVFMPLIAWLMSLLGWRLALWPLAALHLLVCAPIHATVLRKAPPPLKTSAHAPRAPLHRHLLSAPYLLVGLFIVLLMGVTAALPAHMVSLLRSYGLSETWVIAVPAAVGLLQVGGRALLFFFEHHLNLHQVNRLIPCLIPTGLLILLLAPWAGTLQITLVVLFVAVYGMGNGMLTIVKGTAVAEYVNREQAASLNGALGLPMALGRAAAPWLLGLMWTPEAAYSSGLWLMLGLSVLGVLALVLAQRLAAPHPSP, from the coding sequence ATGCTCAAGCGCTCAGCCCAGTCTCCCTCACTGATAGGCTGGCTTTCGCTGACGCAACTCATCAGCTGGGGCAGCGTGTTTTATCTCTTTGCCCTGCTGCTGGAGCCGGTCGAGCGCGAACTGGGCCTGAGCCGGGCGGACGCTTCCCTGGCCTTCAGCCTGGCCCTGCTCGCCGAAGGCCTGCTGGCCTGGCCCGTGGGCCGACTGATCGACCGCGGGCACGAACGCCTGGTGATGACCCTGGGCTCCCTGGTGGTGGCGCTGGGCCTGGCCCTGCATACACAGGTCGACAGCCTGGCCGGCTATTACGGTGTCTGGATCCTGCTGGGCGTGGGCCTGGCCGGCACGCTCTATCCGCCGGCCTTTGCGGTGGTCATCCGTCGTTACCCGAACGACTTCCGCCGCGCCATCATCGTCATCACTTTTCTGGGCGGACTGGCCAGCACGGTCTTCATGCCGCTGATCGCCTGGCTCATGAGCCTGCTGGGCTGGCGGCTGGCCCTGTGGCCGCTGGCCGCGCTGCACCTGCTGGTGTGCGCGCCCATCCATGCCACGGTGCTGCGCAAGGCGCCGCCGCCCCTGAAGACGAGCGCACATGCCCCTCGCGCACCCTTGCACCGCCATCTGCTGAGCGCGCCCTACCTGCTGGTGGGTCTTTTCATCGTGCTGCTGATGGGCGTGACCGCGGCCCTGCCGGCGCACATGGTCAGCCTGCTGCGCAGCTACGGCCTGTCCGAGACCTGGGTCATCGCCGTGCCGGCGGCCGTAGGCCTGCTGCAGGTGGGCGGCCGGGCCCTGCTGTTCTTCTTCGAACACCACCTGAACCTGCATCAGGTGAACCGGCTGATCCCCTGCCTGATCCCGACAGGCCTGCTCATCCTGCTGCTGGCGCCCTGGGCTGGCACACTGCAAATCACACTGGTGGTGCTCTTCGTCGCGGTCTACGGCATGGGCAATGGCATGCTCACCATCGTCAAGGGCACGGCGGTGGCCGAGTACGTGAACCGTGAACAGGCCGCCAGTCTCAACGGCGCGCTGGGCCTGCCCATGGCCCTGGGCCGCGCCGCCGCGCCCTGGCTGCTGGGTTTGATGTGGACCCCCGAGGCCGCCTACAGCAGCGGCCTGTGGCTGATGCTGGGCCTGAGCGTGCTCGGTGTGCTGGCCCTGGTGCTGGCCCAGCGGCTGGCGGCCCCCCATCCATCGCCTTAG
- a CDS encoding glycine zipper 2TM domain-containing protein: MSDVTSTGAVVAGTKGLWVAVGVLGLAVVGLGGALYSTLQPKTAAEVEVVSALPEIVAPAPVAEKPVVVEPAPVTKPRPRPVPVKKAQAPSEASPTPVAMPTPAAAPVCIDCATVTAVTPFEREVPTSGVGAVAGGVLGAIVGNQIGQGSGRDAARVIGAIGGGIAGNQIEKNRKKVQAWQVELRMDDGSRRSLELDTPIAVGERVRYDGSKLEPLSR; this comes from the coding sequence ATGAGTGACGTGACAAGCACCGGCGCCGTGGTCGCCGGAACCAAGGGGTTGTGGGTCGCCGTGGGCGTGCTGGGGCTGGCGGTGGTGGGCCTGGGCGGCGCCCTCTATTCCACCCTGCAGCCGAAAACGGCCGCCGAGGTGGAAGTCGTGAGCGCCTTGCCGGAGATCGTTGCGCCAGCTCCCGTCGCGGAGAAGCCGGTCGTGGTCGAGCCGGCACCCGTGACCAAGCCCAGGCCTCGTCCGGTTCCCGTGAAAAAAGCCCAGGCGCCTTCCGAAGCCAGTCCCACGCCGGTCGCCATGCCGACGCCTGCGGCAGCACCGGTCTGCATCGACTGTGCCACCGTGACGGCCGTCACACCCTTCGAACGCGAAGTTCCCACCAGCGGTGTTGGCGCGGTGGCCGGTGGCGTGTTGGGCGCCATCGTCGGTAACCAGATTGGCCAGGGTTCGGGCCGCGACGCGGCACGGGTGATCGGTGCCATCGGTGGCGGCATTGCCGGCAACCAGATCGAGAAAAACAGGAAGAAGGTACAGGCCTGGCAGGTCGAGTTGCGCATGGACGACGGCAGTCGTCGCAGCCTGGAGCTGGATACGCCCATCGCCGTGGGCGAGCGCGTGCGCTACGACGGCAGCAAGCTGGAGCCGCTCTCCCGCTAA
- the metH gene encoding methionine synthase — MSEISVPPMKLSGLEPVLIGADSLFVNIGERTNVTGSKAFARLILNGQFEEALAVARQQVENGAQVIDINMDEAMLDSQAAMVRFLNLIASEPDIARVPIMIDSSKWSVIEAGLRCIQGKGIVNSISMKEGVEEFKRQARLVKRYGAAAVVMAFDEKGQADTYARKIEICERAYRILVEEVDFPPEDIIFDPNIFAIATGIEEHNNYAVDFIEATHWIKHHLPGAKVSGGVSNVSFSFRGNDPVREAIHTVFLYHAIKAGMDMGIVNAGMVGVYDDLEHALRERVEDVVLNRRPDAGERLVEIAETAKGAAKDDSKKNEWRSGTVAQRLSHALVHGITDHITTDTEEAYQAILAQGGRPLHVIEGPLMDGMNIVGDLFGAGKMFLPQVVKSARVMKQAVAHLIPYIEEEKRQQEAAGQDVRAKGKIVIATVKGDVHDIGKNIVTVVLQCNNFEVINMGVMVPCHEILAMAKVEGADIVGLSGLITPSLEEMQYVAAEMQKDDHFRIRKIPLLIGGATTSRVHTAVKIAPHYEGPVVYVPDASRSVSVAQGLLSEQAAQYIIDLNADYDKVRLQHANKKQTPLWSLDRARANKTPMVWDGYAPVKPKFIGRRVFKNFDLAELAKYIDWGPFFQTWDLAGPFPAILKDEVVGTEAQRVFSDGKRMLQRLIEGRWLTANAVLGLYPANSVNDDDIELYTDESRHNVAMTWYGLRQQTEKQLIDGVMRPSRCLADFVAPKDSGVADYVGVFAVTAGIGVEKKEKYFTDDHDDYSAIMLKALADRLAEAYAECLHHRVRTDLWGYAPHEALSNEDMVAEKYQGIRPAPGYPACPDHSVKREMFELLQCEEIGMGITESLAMTPAASVSGFYLGHPQSAYFNVGRIGEDQLHDLARRRGMSEQQLQRLLAPNL; from the coding sequence ATGTCCGAAATTTCCGTCCCTCCCATGAAGCTGTCCGGCCTGGAGCCGGTGCTCATCGGCGCCGACAGCCTCTTCGTCAACATCGGCGAACGCACCAACGTCACCGGCTCCAAGGCCTTTGCGCGTTTGATCCTCAACGGCCAGTTCGAGGAAGCCCTGGCCGTCGCGCGCCAGCAGGTGGAAAACGGCGCCCAGGTCATCGACATCAATATGGACGAGGCCATGCTGGACAGCCAGGCCGCCATGGTGCGTTTTCTGAACCTGATCGCCAGCGAGCCCGACATCGCGCGCGTGCCCATCATGATCGACTCCTCCAAATGGAGCGTGATCGAGGCCGGCCTGCGCTGCATCCAGGGCAAGGGCATCGTCAACTCCATCTCCATGAAAGAGGGTGTCGAGGAGTTCAAGCGCCAGGCCCGGCTGGTCAAGCGCTACGGCGCGGCCGCGGTGGTCATGGCTTTCGACGAGAAAGGCCAGGCCGACACCTATGCACGCAAGATCGAGATCTGCGAGCGCGCCTATCGCATCCTGGTGGAGGAGGTCGATTTTCCGCCCGAGGACATCATCTTCGACCCCAACATCTTTGCCATCGCCACCGGCATCGAAGAGCACAACAACTACGCCGTGGACTTCATCGAGGCCACGCACTGGATCAAGCACCACCTGCCCGGCGCCAAGGTCAGCGGCGGCGTGTCCAACGTCTCCTTCAGCTTCCGCGGCAACGACCCGGTGCGCGAGGCCATCCACACCGTGTTCCTGTACCACGCCATCAAGGCCGGCATGGACATGGGCATCGTCAACGCCGGCATGGTGGGCGTCTACGACGATCTGGAGCACGCCTTGCGCGAGCGTGTGGAAGACGTGGTGCTGAACCGCCGCCCTGACGCCGGCGAGCGCCTGGTCGAGATCGCCGAGACCGCCAAGGGCGCGGCCAAGGACGACAGCAAGAAAAACGAGTGGCGCAGCGGCACGGTGGCGCAACGCCTGAGCCATGCGCTGGTGCACGGCATCACCGACCACATCACCACCGACACCGAAGAGGCCTACCAGGCCATCCTGGCCCAGGGCGGGCGCCCGCTGCACGTGATCGAAGGGCCGCTGATGGACGGCATGAACATCGTCGGCGACCTCTTTGGCGCCGGCAAGATGTTCCTGCCCCAGGTGGTCAAGAGCGCGCGTGTGATGAAGCAGGCCGTGGCCCACCTGATCCCCTACATCGAGGAAGAGAAGCGCCAGCAGGAAGCCGCCGGCCAGGACGTGCGCGCCAAGGGCAAGATCGTGATCGCCACCGTCAAGGGCGACGTGCACGACATCGGCAAGAACATCGTCACGGTTGTGCTCCAGTGCAACAACTTCGAGGTCATCAACATGGGCGTCATGGTGCCCTGCCACGAGATCCTGGCCATGGCCAAGGTCGAGGGCGCGGACATCGTCGGCCTGTCCGGGCTCATCACCCCCAGCCTGGAGGAGATGCAGTACGTGGCCGCCGAGATGCAGAAGGACGACCATTTCCGCATCCGCAAGATCCCGCTGCTGATCGGCGGCGCCACCACCAGCCGCGTGCACACGGCGGTCAAGATCGCACCGCATTACGAAGGCCCGGTGGTCTACGTGCCCGATGCCTCGCGCAGCGTGAGCGTCGCGCAGGGCCTGCTGAGCGAGCAGGCGGCGCAGTACATCATCGATCTGAATGCCGATTACGACAAGGTGCGCCTGCAACACGCGAACAAGAAGCAGACGCCGCTTTGGAGTCTGGACCGTGCGCGTGCCAACAAGACGCCCATGGTCTGGGACGGCTACGCGCCAGTGAAACCCAAGTTCATCGGCCGGCGTGTGTTCAAGAACTTCGACCTGGCCGAGCTGGCGAAATACATTGACTGGGGTCCCTTCTTCCAGACTTGGGACCTGGCCGGCCCCTTCCCGGCCATCCTCAAGGACGAAGTCGTGGGCACGGAGGCGCAGCGTGTTTTTTCGGATGGCAAGCGCATGTTGCAGCGCCTGATCGAGGGCCGCTGGCTCACGGCCAATGCCGTGCTGGGCCTGTACCCGGCCAACAGCGTGAACGACGACGACATCGAGCTGTATACCGACGAGAGTCGCCACAACGTGGCCATGACCTGGTATGGCCTGCGCCAGCAGACCGAAAAGCAGCTGATTGACGGTGTCATGCGCCCCAGCCGCTGCCTGGCCGACTTCGTCGCGCCCAAGGACAGTGGTGTGGCCGACTACGTGGGGGTGTTTGCCGTCACGGCCGGCATCGGCGTGGAGAAGAAGGAGAAGTACTTCACGGACGACCATGACGACTACTCCGCCATCATGCTCAAGGCCCTGGCCGACCGCCTGGCCGAAGCTTATGCCGAATGCCTGCACCACCGGGTGCGCACCGACCTCTGGGGTTATGCGCCCCATGAGGCGCTGAGCAACGAGGACATGGTTGCCGAGAAGTACCAGGGCATCCGCCCGGCACCGGGTTACCCGGCCTGCCCGGACCACAGCGTCAAGCGCGAGATGTTCGAGCTGCTGCAGTGCGAGGAGATCGGCATGGGCATCACCGAGAGCCTGGCCATGACACCGGCGGCCAGCGTCAGCGGTTTTTACCTCGGACACCCGCAGAGCGCCTATTTCAACGTGGGCCGCATCGGCGAGGACCAGCTGCACGACCTGGCGCGCCGCCGCGGCATGAGCGAACAGCAGCTGCAACGCCTGCTGGCGCCCAATCTCTGA
- a CDS encoding RNA methyltransferase, translating into MQIEELRQRLRALGANPRHEHRVLRLWSQALPQTHGSRPIENFLPTTLRQALPELERELAALATVHSEHPGEDGSQRRVVALADGQLVESVHMPPGRTPALCVSTQVGCAVGCVFCMTGTTGLIRQLGSAEIVAQVALARQRRPVQRVVFMGMGEPAHNLDNVLEAIDLLGTAGNIGHKNLVFSTVGDPRAFEALLSRGEGQVRPALALSLHTTRAELRARLLPRAPRMSPEELVDVGERYARASGYPIQYQWTLLEGINDTDEEVEGLVRLLHGKYAILNLIPYNTVEGMPYRRPDTAQAVELARQLHQRGILTKLRQSAGQDVDGGCGQLRARAAGERRVISVRST; encoded by the coding sequence ATGCAGATCGAAGAACTGCGCCAGCGCCTGCGGGCGCTCGGCGCCAACCCCCGTCACGAGCATCGCGTGCTGCGCCTTTGGTCGCAGGCCTTACCGCAGACGCACGGCAGCCGGCCGATCGAGAATTTCTTGCCCACCACGCTCAGGCAGGCCTTGCCGGAGCTCGAGCGGGAGCTGGCGGCGCTGGCGACCGTGCATTCGGAGCACCCGGGCGAGGACGGCTCGCAGCGCCGCGTCGTGGCGCTGGCCGACGGCCAGCTGGTGGAAAGCGTGCACATGCCGCCAGGCCGTACACCGGCTTTGTGTGTCTCCACCCAGGTCGGCTGTGCCGTGGGCTGTGTGTTCTGCATGACCGGCACCACCGGACTGATCCGTCAGCTCGGCAGCGCCGAGATCGTGGCCCAGGTGGCGCTGGCGCGCCAGCGCCGCCCGGTCCAGCGCGTCGTGTTCATGGGCATGGGCGAACCGGCACACAACCTGGACAACGTGCTGGAGGCCATCGACCTGCTGGGCACGGCCGGCAACATCGGCCACAAGAACCTGGTCTTCTCCACCGTGGGCGATCCGCGTGCTTTCGAGGCTTTGCTGAGCCGCGGCGAAGGGCAGGTGAGGCCGGCGCTGGCGCTCTCCTTGCACACCACGCGGGCCGAGTTGCGCGCCCGCTTGCTGCCGCGTGCGCCACGCATGTCGCCCGAAGAGCTGGTAGACGTGGGCGAACGGTATGCACGCGCCAGCGGCTACCCTATCCAGTACCAGTGGACGCTGCTCGAAGGCATCAACGATACGGATGAGGAAGTCGAGGGCCTGGTGCGCCTGCTGCATGGCAAATACGCCATCCTCAACCTGATTCCCTACAACACCGTGGAAGGCATGCCCTATCGTCGACCCGACACGGCGCAGGCGGTCGAACTGGCGCGCCAGCTGCACCAGCGCGGCATCCTGACCAAGCTGCGCCAGTCGGCCGGGCAGGATGTGGACGGTGGCTGCGGTCAGTTGCGGGCGCGGGCTGCGGGTGAGCGGCGTGTCATTTCCGTGCGTTCAACGTAA
- a CDS encoding TerC family protein, with product MQSIAPLWLWIVFVAFVLAALFVDFVVLKKQGAHAVGVKEALNWSIVWVVLSLLFNGLLWWAVLETSGSREVANEKSLEFLTGYLIEKSLAVDNIFVFLMIFTYFAVPPAYQKRVLMIGIIGAIVLRTVMILVGSWLLTQFHWILYVFGGFLVLTGIKMWWAAGKEGSLDDNPALKLLRRVMPVSREFDGEKFWTVENGKRIATPLLMVVALVGLTDVIFAVDSIPAIFAITQDPFIVLTSNVFAILGLRAMFFLLQAVASRFHLLNYGLAVILVFIGTKMMLIDIFKIPVAVSLAVVVGILAVTMVWSVRTSSRQPADKRVS from the coding sequence ATGCAAAGCATTGCGCCACTCTGGCTGTGGATCGTTTTTGTCGCCTTCGTCCTGGCGGCACTCTTCGTCGATTTCGTCGTCCTCAAGAAACAGGGCGCCCATGCGGTGGGCGTCAAGGAAGCCCTGAACTGGTCGATCGTGTGGGTCGTCCTGAGCCTGCTCTTCAATGGCCTGCTCTGGTGGGCGGTGCTTGAAACCTCGGGTTCCCGCGAGGTCGCCAACGAGAAGTCGCTCGAATTCCTCACCGGCTATCTCATCGAGAAGAGCCTGGCGGTCGACAACATCTTCGTCTTCCTGATGATCTTCACCTACTTCGCGGTGCCGCCGGCCTACCAGAAGCGGGTGCTGATGATCGGCATCATCGGCGCCATCGTGCTGCGCACGGTGATGATCCTGGTCGGCAGCTGGCTGCTGACGCAGTTCCACTGGATCCTCTACGTCTTTGGTGGTTTCCTGGTGCTCACCGGCATCAAGATGTGGTGGGCCGCCGGCAAGGAGGGCAGCCTGGACGACAACCCGGCGCTCAAGCTCCTGCGGCGTGTGATGCCGGTGAGCCGCGAGTTCGACGGCGAAAAGTTCTGGACCGTCGAGAATGGCAAACGCATCGCCACGCCGCTGCTGATGGTGGTGGCCCTGGTGGGACTGACCGACGTGATTTTTGCCGTCGACTCGATCCCGGCCATCTTCGCGATCACGCAGGACCCCTTCATCGTGCTGACCAGCAATGTGTTTGCCATCCTGGGCCTGCGTGCCATGTTCTTCCTGCTGCAGGCGGTGGCCAGCCGCTTCCACCTGCTCAATTACGGGCTGGCCGTGATCCTGGTCTTCATCGGGACCAAGATGATGCTGATCGACATCTTCAAGATCCCGGTGGCGGTCTCGCTGGCCGTGGTGGTGGGCATCCTGGCCGTGACCATGGTCTGGAGCGTGCGCACGTCCTCCAGGCAGCCGGCGGACAAACGGGTAAGCTAA
- a CDS encoding homocysteine S-methyltransferase family protein yields the protein MKSLHYTRAQTLPGILARRIAVLDGAMGTMIQRFKLNEAQYRGERFKDFHKDVKGNNELLSLTRPDIIRDIHEGYLAAGADLVETNTFGATTVAQADYDMAHLAREMNRASARIAREACDKYSTPDHPRFVAGALGPTPKTASISPDVNDPGARNTSFEELRAAYYEQVEALVEGGADVLLVETIFDTLNAKAALFAIDEYFEKSGERLPLIISGTVTDASGRILSGQTVTAFWHSVRHARPLAVGLNCALGAALMRPYIQELAKVASDTYISCYPNAGLPNPMSETGFDETPDVTSRLLREFAAEGLVNIVGGCCGTTPEHIAAIHDAVSPLPTRVLGSAGPFYREAA from the coding sequence ATGAAGTCGCTGCACTACACCCGCGCCCAAACCCTGCCCGGTATCCTCGCCCGCCGCATCGCCGTCCTGGACGGCGCCATGGGCACCATGATCCAGCGCTTCAAGCTGAACGAGGCCCAGTACCGCGGCGAGCGCTTCAAGGATTTCCACAAGGACGTCAAGGGCAACAACGAGCTGCTGTCCCTGACGCGCCCGGACATCATTCGCGACATCCATGAGGGCTACCTGGCCGCCGGTGCCGACCTGGTCGAGACCAACACCTTCGGTGCCACCACCGTGGCCCAGGCCGACTACGACATGGCCCATCTGGCGCGCGAGATGAACCGGGCCTCGGCCCGCATCGCGCGCGAGGCCTGCGACAAGTACAGCACGCCGGACCATCCGCGCTTCGTGGCCGGGGCCCTGGGCCCCACGCCCAAGACCGCCAGCATCAGCCCGGATGTGAACGACCCGGGGGCGCGCAACACCAGCTTCGAGGAGTTGCGCGCGGCCTACTACGAGCAGGTCGAGGCCCTGGTCGAGGGTGGCGCCGACGTGCTGCTGGTGGAAACCATCTTCGACACGCTCAATGCCAAGGCGGCGCTGTTCGCCATCGACGAGTACTTCGAGAAATCCGGTGAGCGCCTGCCGCTGATCATCAGCGGCACCGTGACCGATGCCTCGGGCCGCATCCTCAGTGGCCAGACCGTCACCGCCTTCTGGCACAGCGTGCGGCATGCCCGGCCTCTGGCCGTGGGACTGAACTGCGCCCTGGGCGCGGCGCTGATGCGTCCCTACATCCAGGAACTGGCCAAGGTGGCCAGCGATACCTACATCAGCTGCTACCCGAACGCCGGCCTGCCCAATCCCATGAGCGAAACCGGCTTCGACGAGACACCCGACGTCACCAGTCGCCTGCTGCGCGAGTTTGCAGCCGAGGGCCTGGTCAACATCGTGGGCGGCTGCTGCGGCACCACACCCGAGCACATCGCCGCGATCCACGACGCGGTGTCGCCGCTGCCGACCCGGGTGCTGGGCAGCGCCGGCCCCTTCTACCGCGAAGCCGCCTGA
- a CDS encoding rhodanese-like domain-containing protein has translation MKHLLPKEAWEFLQQQPTTLFVDVRMEIESLYVGRPPGVINIPWYEYPDLTPDPAGFVAAVEREAGGDKSRPVVLLCRSGKRTLDAGQVLAQAGFSAIYNVLHGFEGDLDDHFKRSTLNGWRFDGLPWEQM, from the coding sequence ATGAAACACCTCTTGCCCAAGGAAGCCTGGGAGTTCCTGCAGCAACAGCCGACGACGCTGTTCGTCGACGTGCGCATGGAAATCGAGTCTCTTTATGTCGGGCGCCCCCCGGGCGTGATCAACATCCCCTGGTATGAGTACCCGGACCTCACGCCGGATCCGGCGGGTTTTGTGGCTGCCGTCGAACGCGAAGCCGGCGGCGACAAAAGCCGCCCGGTGGTGCTGCTGTGCCGCAGCGGCAAGCGCACGCTCGATGCCGGACAGGTCCTGGCCCAGGCCGGCTTCAGCGCGATCTACAACGTGCTGCACGGCTTCGAAGGCGACCTGGACGACCACTTCAAGCGCTCCACCCTCAACGGCTGGCGCTTTGACGGGCTGCCCTGGGAGCAGATGTGA